In the Hevea brasiliensis isolate MT/VB/25A 57/8 chromosome 8, ASM3005281v1, whole genome shotgun sequence genome, aatttctaTGTTTTTGTCTCTCAAATTCTCTTGTTACTTCAATTCTTCTGTAAGTATCAAGAATAAACTCAGAAGAATACCAATTAACGTAAAGAAAATCACAAGTTCTCATCAATGAATTATGAATTTACAATGAATTTGATTGTAACTTAATAGAAAAGGACTAATGAGTTCTTGCATTCTCAGATGAGATTTAATTTTATACACGAGTTGATGTTGTTTGGCTTGGTTTTTTTATTTGTCTAATTTGTTTCTCGTCCCTTTCCTCTTGTTAGGACTAGCTTCTGAATTTGTTTAATTTTAGTTACGATATACCTACTTAAAATTGTTTCTAGTTCAGGCATGAATTTTGGCCATCTCATGTATGAAGGATCAACCTCTTACTACTAACACCCAGGCATGTTTGTGGATTACTAGGACTAGAACAGATGATTTCGGTTTCGGTTCATTAGTTAAGGAGACTGAAATCAAATAGCATAAGTCATTAATTTCGATTTAATTCAATTTGGATTAAATACAATAATTGAACACTTCACCATTCAAGCTTGTTGTAACAATCCAGAAACTGAAAATGAAGCAGCATTGGTAACTTCCACATTTGCAGAAAGTCCTCCACAGGTCATTTTACAATTGTGGGAATGTGTGTCCCATCCATCAATCAAACACAACAATATGCCCAATAAATTGAACTAAATGCCAAAAAGGAGGCAGAACAAAGTTTTGCCAATTCCTCATAATGCAAGTCGGATCCGAAGGAAAGCACACCGAAAAATAGTAAAGCCACACACGCATAGATATTAGATTGTTGACAAGGTATTCAGGCTTCAGGAACAGAAGCTGCTGCACGTTTCATTGATGCACACTTGATAAGATGATTGTAGCTTCCCTTCTCCTTGaaaagttgggagaaatgatgtttgcaatacaaAACACCCTCAAGGGCTGCATAATTTGACGGGGATAAGGAACACCCACCATGAGAGCATTTGAAACATGACTTGTGATAGGCCTGGCTCTCCACTGTTACCTGTAGTTTTAGGTGGAACCAACCTTCATTATAATTACAAACTACATTTTTTTTTGGATGGCCTACAACCAGAAATCACTAAGAAAGACgaagaaataaatttaaaacaaaaatatATGCCTTTCCATTTCATAAAAAGTTTACACCAGTTCACCAAAATAAGCATGTCCAATTCCATAAATATCTAACATTTGATTTTGATGCTTAGAGCACCATTCATGCCAGAAACATTTTTCCTCACAAAGAAGATTTAATTAACAAATAACATTtcttcaaaaaaataattttctctacCTATTTCAGGGAAACttcaattttcaaaaataaatGTCATTTTCTGAAATGCTCAAATTCATAGAGAGAGGACTTATAAGATTCTCAAAGAAATAATCCAACACTCCATCAATCACCACTACAAAATGCTATTGGCTGACATTAATTATTTTTGATAGCTTGTGCTAGCTGGAATTCACCATTTCTTGTGTAGTTTCTCTCTAATTCAAATAGATTAAAACCAAAAATAGAGTCCTTCTAAATCCAAAATTCTCATAGTACTCCTCGTTGAAGaaagaaatttttaatttttggaaaCAGAAAGAATATTCGTTCTAGTCTAATtcaaatgccagaaattaatttacagttggttttcattattacaaacaaataatagaaaattattcagttctttataaattttatccaaagaaaatattttctaggacATTATTTCTCCTAAACCACCAACATTTAAAAAAAACaaatatgtatatattatgtAGTTGCAGCCCAAATCTCAATTTACTTGATAGAAACAAAAACCCGGATAGGTACCTTCTTTATGTCCTTCAGAAAGTTAGTGGAAGCCCTCTAACCGAAGATCTAATAACAGAGTTATCTCTAATCCATTTCGCACAAGCCTCTTATAGATGGTAGTATGGTACAGCATAAAAAAAGATAAAGAGGGGACACTTTTATGagatattaatatataaatccaTCTTGATAGCAGATTAATGCTTGTTTTATAGGAAACTATTTGGGAATCTGACAGATGAACCTGTTAATACTTGGCAAATGCCTATACAAAAGCTCATTGGTGAACTTTTTCCAAAAGCTTAGAGTTGGGACTGGGGAAGTAGATGAATGCTAGTAATAGAGGCAGCTGAAAATTTAACCCACAAGAAACCAAATGTCAAGCAACTTGAGAATTGAGGCAATCAAAGTCAAAGAAAAGTGCTCCTTAAAGGCTTCATGCAGGTGACTGCTGAATGCCTTCCAATAAcataaactgaaaaaaaaaaaaagaattccgAGATTCTTGCATGCACAATCATACTCAAATCAACTAtgcttttatctcaaaaatttggggtcgcctatatggattcgttttctccactctaaacgattttgagttaaatcctcagtAATGTGTAATGCTTCCAGGTCAagttgtactattctcctccaaatcaatttaggtctacccctttttttctttctatcctctaacctaatgtgctctacttgctaactggagcttccgtatgtctacgcttcacatgatcaaaccacctcaatctctcttctctcaacttatcttcaattggcaccactcctaccttttctctaatactctaattatggactttatctagtctactatgatcactcatccaccttaacattctcatctctgcaactcttatcttagtcgCATACAactttttcagtgcccaacactcactaccatataacatagcctgtcgtatgactgtacggtaaagttttcctttcaacttattgggaatcttacgatcacataaaactaccGTGGTACatctccactttaaccatccggctttaatcctatgactaacatcctcctcacatcccacaTCTGCTTGaatgactgagcctagatatttaaagtgattactttgggacaataccactccattcaaactaactactttcctatcaccagtttgaccttcactgaacttgcaatgcatgtattctgttttcgttctacttaacttaaaaccctttaactctagagtacttctctaaaactccagctttctattgactcattctcgtgtttcatctatcagaacaatatcatccgcaaacatcatgcaccaaggaatactctcttgtatatgtttcgtcaattcatctaaaactaatgtaaaaaggtaagagctTATGGTTAatccttagtgtaatccaattgagatcggaaaatcttttgtgtctcctcccactgtgcgcacaatagtagttactctttcatacatatctttcaacacttgtatgtacctaatagataccctcttttgttctaacacattccataaaacatctcttggaacactatcataagccttctccaaatcaataaaaaccatgtgtagatctttcttcacatctctatatttctccatcaagtttctaatgagaaaaatcgcttccatagttgaacgaccgtgcatgaaaccaaattgattgagagagatagaagtatcatgacgtagtcgatgctccacagctctcttccacaacttcatagtatggctcatgagtttaattcccctatagtttgagcaactctgtatgtctcccttatttttaaaaataggtactaagatactcctcttccattcatcaggcattttctttgagtttagaatcttattaaataatttagttaaccatgacactcccatatctcccaaacacttccatatttcaattggtatttcatcgggtccacaggctttgcccactttcattctcttaagtacttcattgacttctaaagatctaatccttctagtataatttacattcttttctattgttctataatctatattcacgctattaccattttgactattattaaagagatcattaaaataatttctccatctttctttaatattctcatctttcaccaacacttttccttctttatccttaatgcacctaccttgattgagatcttgacatttcctttctctcctccttgctaatctataaatatctttctccccttctttaatttcaagtttctcatataacttttcaaaggcttgtgctcttgcttgactaactgccttttttgcctctttctttgctatcttgtactgttcatatgcctcattactatcacatttaggtaatttcttataccattccccttttctcttcactgccttttgtacttcctcattccaccaccatctctcttttgagggtggtccatatcctttagactctccaagtacttttctagctacttctctaatctttgatgccatctgcatccacatatcattggcctccatatccagcttccatacttcggactcgagaagctcatttttgaacttcacttgctttactcctttgaacttccaccactttgttcgagctacactatttcttctgaccttacttgaattgttcctaaacttgacatccaagaccaccaaccgatattgacttgttaaagcctctcctggaatgatctTGCAATCCTTGTATAAagttctatttgtcttcctaattaagaggaagtcgatttggcttctatgttgcccacttttgaaagtcactaaatgtgactctctttttataaaataagtatttgctagtattaagtcGTATGCCATAATAAAATCCAGGatgtttttccctcctcatttcgacttccaaaatcaaaacctccatgaacattctcataaccttgtctatcaattcctacatgcccattcaaatctccaccaatgaaaacattctcttcattcggtatgctttgtattaaatcatctatatctttccaaaacctttgtttactctcactgtctagtcctatttgtggggcataagcactaactatatttattgtttctccttctagtactaactttactagtataattttatctcctactcttttcacaactattactacgtctttcaatgtcttgtctatgattatgccctctccgttcttgtttctctcctttccgataaaccacagtttgtaccctgaattaccctaTTCCTTACTTtactctcctacccatttagtctcctgaatgcaagcaatattcacccttctcctttccaaggtatccacaagctccattaattttcctgtaagtgatccaacattccaagtactaaCCCTGCATGcacaatcataaaaaaaaaaaagactaataGCATTCTTTTAGAATACCACACTGCAATTTTTTCTTTTGTGAATATATCATTCTGAAAAAGGGATCCCCAATGAACAAAGCTCCTTGCTTTGCAAGGGTTAGGGCAGGGTTGTCTTCTCCTCTAATTTTGTGCAAAAAGGCTGTTTCCACAACTCCAACATGTGACCAGAGGAGCAACCTGACTATTGTACTAAAATTCAATGCCCATTTTAGCAGAACTATAAGAAACTTTAAGGGATGCAGTTTATTTCATTTATGACTACATCTTTTAAAAAAGAATAACTGCACTATAGGAATCTCCCAGGAAAAAAGGACTGTAATATTAACACCCCACTATTAAAGGCAAAGCACAAAAGGAACATATGCTGAGAGGAGTGATCTATCAATAGTCAAGCAACTTAAACAGTCAGTTAAGGTCAAATTGGAATGGCCTTTTAATACATGGGAGATGCATATTTCCAGATCTTTTAAGCAAGTAAACATAACTTATgttattatttgtaatttgaTTAGCCCTTAATCAATGGGTTTACATCATAAAGGATAGGCATATTTTTATTGTCATAAAGAGATGTATTATTCAATGCTGCTGTCATCTGAATCTGCTAAATCCATTTCTCCTCTCACCAAGTTAACAATATCATTATATATGATCAAATTCCCCTCATGCCAGAATTATGCATTAAGCTCTATGATCTTCATGCCTAGCTATGTATGTGTGTGTTGCCCCAATATTGTGACTTCTCAAATAAGACCTAATATTGTTGTCTCAAAATATTTATTCTTAGTTAGACCTCATTCATATTGACTTCATAAGCTAGAAATTCCAGGAAGGCCTCAATCAACCAAAGAAAACCTTAATGAGTCCAGCACTCAAGATCTCAAACTAGAGAAAAATTTCAGGCAACCATACACGCATGATATCACAGAAAATGACATTTTTTTAATCTTCATCAAATCATACCTTCTCAAGTGGATAAGCAGTTTTACCACAAGTAGCACACTTTTCTTGTGTCCCAGAAAACATGCTAGCAGCTTTACTAGGTGACCTTGTCTGAAATTAGAAAAAGCTATGGAGAATCAGAGATCAAGCAACATATCACAACCCCATATGCGGAAATGCACCAATCATAAACAAATATATAAATACATGTAGCGTTTGGGAGAAATGTTTACCAGTTCAGGAGTTAACTTCTCAGCCGACTTTGCAGCTgttgaaaatgaaattaattgcaattaaacaTATTAAACCAAAATGATTTCAGcaattgaataaaaaattttagCTTAGCAAGGATAAGAGACTTACGTGATTGAAAATTCTTGTTGAAGTTACCCGTCTCCTTGAACAGCTGCTCGAAGTGAGGCTTACAGTATAGTACACCTTCCATCGAGGAATAATTGCTCAGCTGAAAATATGAATCACATAATCTAATAAGCTCAAACACAGATATAGTATATATAAATCATTGGGCAAAATCTGGGTATATAATATGGACAGGTCCCTCTAATAAATTATGGATTCCAAAACTTGGGAAAATGCTATTAACTAAATGCTGGTAATGGGATTTGTCAATTGTAAACAATTCTTTCTGAAGCTAATCTCTAATAAAAATGGTTGATTTAGAAAGGCAAGAGAAAAGGAAATAAGAAGATCTAATCAGGAATCACCAGCATACTGTAAGGCATAAGCTAAGATCTTCAACAAACAAGGAAAAAGGGACATTAGATAATACCACCTGCTTTCACATAATCAGTGTTAATAGGTTGCTTGGTCAACTAGGTTCTAGTAGTATGTTAAACAACCAACCATACCACCATTGTAAATGACTGGgggaaagaaaaaaggaaaaagaagaagaaaagaaaaatgacgaAGGTGATATGAACTATATTCACCATTGCATTAACAAAAGAGCAGAAAATAAGCTAAGACAAAGATTAAGATGTTAGTACCTTTAAAGTGCCTTTGCAGTGAAAGCACTTAAAGCAAGACTTATGATAAGGAACACCGTCCGCAGATAGAAGTTCCATGGGATATACAGTCTTCTCACAAGCCTTGCATTTCTGCTGGGTACCAGTAAAGGACATTGTAGCTGCTAAAGAATGTGTATATGTCTTAGATCTGACTGTTTTTTACGTCTCCAAGATTACCTattaatgaagaaaaaaaaatccagaTCAGTTTTGCTAAAACATTTCTCTCTCAAACAATCTTCACTTTGCTAATAAATCAAATATAACAAGACCAAAAAACAATATTAGAAAGCTTTTGGATTTCGACTTGAAATTGACATCATACGAGACTCAGAGAAGGTAAAATATTCAATCTTTACTTTCTGGGTGTTATTAACAATGAAATATAAACCTCAAGACACAATTTTTACTACCGATCTGAGAACCCAAAAgaagaataaagaaaaagaaaatgcaagaacttAAATGAAAACAGCTCAGCTAAATcccaaataactaatctaataagAGGTAAAAACACACAAGCGAAAATGTGTTAAGATCTGGAACTAGAAAAAACaagaaaatgggataaaaatctcAATTGAAAagagcatacctaaatggaagaagaagaaaacttgGGCTGAAACAGTCGATCTGAGAGtcaaagaaagagaaagagacccgcaaaaggaagaagaaatggaatGAAAGTGAGAGAGTCAAAGAGGCATTAAGCTGTCTTTAAAgaagggaaagaaaaaaaaaaaaagaaaaaacggaagtacaaagaaagagagagaggggaGCGGAGATTGAGCACTTTTTGCAGCCAAGGGATAGAGAGAAGTGGATGATGACACAGAGAAATATCAATTCTTCGGTGGAAGCAGTTGGGCTCCACATTTCATAACACAACCTCAACCAAAACTTCTATTTCCATGTGTTTGTCTGGTTCAACGAACTCGACTGATGGCATGGCGCGGCTTCTATTCTCCCTTGTTTCTGATAATTTTTACACCCTCATATTCACTTTTTTCAGATAATATTTTAGCTAATATGTAATTACAGCCTAACCTGCTAATATTAATCGCTTCCATAGCTATtagttattttataaataattaattattaaatattaattattaataattaattatttatataataatttaaaataaaaatatttaataaaaataattattaaattaataattaaatataaaaatagtgatataattttattaattttaagtaaaatattttttaaatttttaaatattagaaacAGTAAATGCTATAGCAAAGCTATTAGGGAATATGCCCTGCATTAAACGTTACAATTTAAGATCATATAATTGAATATTTAAGATAGGAagcaattataattaaaattttaaaatcaatttaaaaaattttaaattttatctatTTGTAGCTGTGaattataattaagaaaaagtagaaaaaaattataattaatgtaATTTATTGAAGAGCAAAATTTTTTAAAGAATGTATCCTCACTTTTTAACCACTAAATTAATGAATATGTCAGATTTTGGCACCTTATTCTTTTTACTACCTCATTTAATCTTTAAAATGCATTTATACATTTTTATTAGAGTAATTCAAATATTATTAAGTTAAAACtaatctaaaaaattaaaattcatgtgAAAATTTcatatataatgaaaaattaaaaagaaagtaatgcataaaaaaaataaaatcattcaaattaaaagagAAGTAAATTGTTTTATTTGTACACAATtggtaaattataaaaattaatttttaaaaaaaaattataaaaagtaaATTTTCATCATTAGCCCCATATCAAAATGATAATtagattatttttttataaaagtaaTCCTTTATGGTTTCATTCTATAATTTTCTAACtaaagagagaaaaaaatgagattaaataaaaaagattttaaagtttaaaaattaaatttgatatattttttttgtttatatacagtaaaaaaattgagaaagtacgaCTCAAATCTAAATATGTCAAGTGAGTTATATATCTTTAATTACTGAATTATACCAAATTAGACAAATATGATTTTAGAAAACTAATAACATTGTAAATTTGTATTAAAATATGAATATGATCATCTATAAATTGCATATATTGATGGTGCAAATCAATCCAAATAacaatatcaattttttttttaaatatcattaaaataagATGCAATTGCAAATTGAGAATATGTAATGTGGCAATTGCATGAGATTTTTCTTTATGAGAGATGAATAATACCAATAATAAAGTGAAGAATAAAGATTGAAAAGAACGGGCCAATGGAGGATCACTGAGTCTTCACCAATGCTTAAATTGCAAGCAAACAGAGCATCCATCCTCTTGAAGCCTATGATGGGGAAGAAAAGATGGAGCTCTTTATTACCTCAAACTAGAGGTCACCACCGTTAGGTTTGGAATCCAAATTCGTCTGATTTTAGGTCGaatcaaaatcaattaaaattaaattaattaaaattaaattaaaattaataaatttaatttcagattaaaatctaactaaatcgaaattaaaattataactaaaactggaactaaaaataaaattgaattgaaaaagaCCCTTAAATCCGATTTCAGTTATCATAATTATAAAATCAAATTTGTCAATCTGATTATGATTTTGACTCGAAACCGAGCCACATCCGGCATACCTCAAAGCTGGTAGAGATTTCAGCTAAGGCATCTACATCTAAGCTAAGTAGAAGAAATTTTCTATCTTTATCATGGCTGCTGGTGACATTGAAAGTGATTTTTTGGGCGTGGAGGATGGAGCTCCGTCTTTATTTGCTACATACCACCAAGTTAAGGTTCAAGTGATACATGGATGCCAGAATATATTGTTGCTTCATTGTGATTGCATCCTTAGGCAAAATTTATATATAGTAGTTTGATTAAACATTACTTGAGGAAATTAATAGAAACTGTAGATGACAGTATGCTCTCCAACAGAACTTTAATTCATGATATCATCTGAGTTAGGGGCGGCAAAAGGAAAAGATGAACAATTAGATAATGCTCAGAGGGCTATAAGTCCTGGATTATAGACTCTCAATGAGGCACCTATTCAAACCAGAATTCGTGGGGTGCAAAAAGTAACATACAATTGAGCAATTAAGCCTCAATTTCGAATCACTTACTCCAATCAATCCTTGATTAACTGCAATCAAACAATTCCTGATTTAAAGAATGCACAGAATTAGGATATAAAGAAATTGGGATGTGCTTATGTTACAGTGTATTAGGTTACAAGTTAAAATCCTAACACTCTCCACCCTTTAAAAAAGGATTTCCTACAtactcaaaataaaaaaataaaaaataaaaaaaaagggggagGCAGCAGCAGAGATAAGGAACAATTTGTCAAAGAGAACCTTTCTATCCATCTTGTTAGGCTGACAAACAATTGGCATAGAACTCTTCCCATGCATAATCAAAATGCAAATACCAATGAATCAAGGAATTTCCATCCAAACATGATACAGATACCTTAATTGACTAAGAAGCACATCAAGGTAAAATCCAATCTTATAGATTTCGGGTGCTTAAACCAGTCCTGTAAGGTTTTTTAGCCCTTACCCCTGACTACTATTGGTCTCATTTTCAATGTTTGCATTTCCTGGATTAACAAATCCGCTTTTGTACAAAAGGTGCAATTCATGAAAATATGGGCAAGTCTTACTGTTTTCGTGCCGCTTCTTTCCCCCACTTTCCATTGATTTTCTGAAGTACTTGTTGATGTTTTCCCATTTCTCTTTACACTTCTTTGCAGTTCGGTTATAGCCCATATTGCACATTCCAACAGATATCTCATCCCAAATATTAGAGCATTTGGTGCCCATAGCTCGGAACTTCTGTTCCAAAGCAGTTCGTAGCATTATAAGGGCTTGTACTTCAGCCTCTGGCCATCTTCTATTACTTGGATCACACTTGAAATCATTTTGAATGGAAATACTGCTTGCATCTTTTTCTCCATGTTTCTCTGCATGTGAGGTGATTGCTGTTAAAGGTTGAGGGATTTCAATTTTATCGCCCATCACATTCTGAATAAGGGAAATGAGGGCTATGTTACGAGCATTCTCTTGGGCCCTTAGCTCTTCGTCCCttctcatcctctctctctcctgCTGTTTCCAAGCTTCTTCTCTTATCATTCTTTCCCTCTCTATCCTCTCCATCGTCTCTATCAACTGCTTATGCATCTGCTCTTGCTTCTCCATGACCTTTGATACCAAGTTTTCCAAAAAATCCTTAAGTTTTTCCCtagttcttctttttctcttccgACTAACACATCCCTTAATGATGCCTGCTGATGAATCATCATCTGAAAATGAACTGAAACACAAAAGACTCCATTAATAAAGTTGGTTTGTTTGTGGTCTATAATTCACAAAATGAATTTCTTATAATGATGCCCTAATGTTTGGATTAAAGTAATGCTTTGATTCGTGCCATCACACAAATTACCAAACATTCTGTACTCTGCACCTATTAACTTCTTTGATTTTTCAACTAAATGACCCATAATTTAGCCCTTCATCAACTTTTCCTATCAAGTCCTTAAGCCATAGTCGTTTTCTATTTAAGCCCTTGAATTTTTTTCAATTCCATCTTATCAAGTCCTTATTTAAATGGTGTTAAATCAAAAATCTAATAGgatgaagaaaaattaaaaaaaataaatctaggGTTCAATAGAAAATGATTTGGGTTTAAGGGCTCAATAGCAAAAGCCTTCAAAGTTCAGGGCTTAACTTATGGTTTTTTCCTACAACTTATTCTCAGAAAGGTTCCAACACACACACTGTACAGAAGTTACCATGAAATGCATGTAGAAACCATAGCAAACCATGAAATGCAGTGAGAATTCGATAAGGTGACCTAAAACATCCCATTAAAAATGGAGCAAACCATAACAGACAAACGTAAGTGTAATTATAATTGCAATCAAAATGGTTTATGAAAAATCCAAAATCAACACTGCCAAACAATCATTTTCAAGAGCTCCTTCTAAAATTGTTGTATTTGCACCATCAGAAAGCACTACAATAATTATCTTCTAACATTATGCTATCCTACAATTAATTGAAAATCTAGTGATTACATATTCATATTTTCCAGTCTTTGAAATTGAtacattaaattataattttccatCTCCAAGCAGGAAATATCAACCCAACTAAATAAACATAGAAAGCAATAAAGCAGGCTAACGAATTCTaaacaaataaaaacaaaaacacATAttcaaactaattaattaattttctttattcAAAGTGAATCATATCTTGGATATTCCCTAGAAAAGGAAAATTCACCTGGATtcaacctccaataaacctctAACACCATTCGGGTGCTGATTCTCTCCACCCGCATCCGACCCAATTCCCGCCGAACTTTCCGCTACCAAACACGGAGCACCAGTAACCCCAAAGCCATTCAGCACCATCTCACTGGCCTCTGCTTTCACTGGCGGCTTGAAATACTCGCTATCCTCTCCACTAATCCCACACACCTGATCTGCCAAAAGCCCTAAATTCTCCAGTGTCCCGTCCAGCCCATCCACCAGCGGCAGATCGTTTGCCTGAGAACTCGACGGAGACCTACCGTTTGCCCTGATAGGACGGAGTTTCTGCGGCGGCAAGTTTTGACCGTCGATATCTGAAGAGTGAATCACGGCCATTGGATTGGAGATGAGAAGGTTTCCGGTTGCCTGGAAAGGAAATATGCGTTGGGCGAAGTCAGTAGTAGAGTTCGGAACTCGCCGGTCGCCGGTTAGCAGTTCCATTTCCtggtattatttattttttattattattgtttaaaaaaacaaaaaaagggaAGGAGATAAAGGTAACAGCTGCCTTGAGGGTTTTTTTTCAGATACAGGTGAAATGGCAGCTAGTAAATGGGGGAGTAAAATGGGTAAATGGGGCTCTATGAAATTACGATATTACCCTCTTGTTTCTCCATATTTATGAAATTATCCTTTGGATCATGATGTATAAGATATTGGGATCTAATTGGGCTGAAGTCGGGCCATTGAGTGGTTAAATCTGGACCTCTTATTGGGTCCGAATTGAATGGATCCGaagattttaaaatattttttaaaatgaaattaatttaaaaaagaaatgttaaattgagctaataaaagaattaaaatataaactccaaatttattttttttaatttgacttttattaaaattaaaattttataattatcgaaattactaaattaaaatttttgtaagtTTGATCAAGTAGTATATGATTGTAGGAATTTACTTTTACAGGAGCTAGTTAGATTTTGGCTTTAATTCAGTGACACGCTAATTTAACAGCTCATTCTTTAGGTCACCTATTTTACATGATAATCTCACCTTTTTGTTTGAGCGTCTGAActctttatataatattttacttttatttcagattttttcatttaatatttacaatgttaattttaaGTCGAGTGTATTGGAAAAATCTGTGATTGGGCttactctaatttaaatttcaacaTGCATTTAAAAATCTTGGCCAGTAGGAATACTTTTGGATtgctt is a window encoding:
- the LOC110664314 gene encoding LIM domain-containing protein WLIM2b, with the translated sequence MSFTGTQQKCKACEKTVYPMELLSADGVPYHKSCFKCFHCKGTLKLSNYSSMEGVLYCKPHFEQLFKETGNFNKNFQSPAKSAEKLTPELTRSPSKAASMFSGTQEKCATCGKTAYPLEKVTVESQAYHKSCFKCSHGGCSLSPSNYAALEGVLYCKHHFSQLFKEKGSYNHLIKCASMKRAAASVPEA
- the LOC110664315 gene encoding trihelix transcription factor GTL1 translates to MELLTGDRRVPNSTTDFAQRIFPFQATGNLLISNPMAVIHSSDIDGQNLPPQKLRPIRANGRSPSSSQANDLPLVDGLDGTLENLGLLADQVCGISGEDSEYFKPPVKAEASEMVLNGFGVTGAPCLVAESSAGIGSDAGGENQHPNGVRGLLEVESSSFSDDDSSAGIIKGCVSRKRKRRTREKLKDFLENLVSKVMEKQEQMHKQLIETMERIERERMIREEAWKQQERERMRRDEELRAQENARNIALISLIQNVMGDKIEIPQPLTAITSHAEKHGEKDASSISIQNDFKCDPSNRRWPEAEVQALIMLRTALEQKFRAMGTKCSNIWDEISVGMCNMGYNRTAKKCKEKWENINKYFRKSMESGGKKRHENSKTCPYFHELHLLYKSGFVNPGNANIENETNSSQG